The following DNA comes from Coleofasciculus sp. FACHB-1120.
AATGAGTCCCATTCCCTGATATAAGTAACGGGCATTTTTATAAGCTTGAATAGCTTCCCACTTGCCCTGTTCTGCTAAAGCTTTTCCTAAATTAAACCAGGTATCAGCTTCCCCATTGCGATAGCCAATCTCCCGGAGTATTGTCAGGGAATGCTGGTAGTATTCAATTGCTAGTGGGTATTGCCCCAGAGAATTGTAAGCATTACCCAAATTTATGAGAGAAATCGCTTCCCCATTGCGATCGCCAATCTCCCGAAATATTGCTAGGGAATGCTGGTAGTATTCAATTGCTGGTTGGTATTGCCCCAGAGAATTGTAAGCATTGCTCAAATTACCGAGAGACCTAGCTTCCCCATTGCGATCGCCAATCTCCCGAAATATTGCTAGGGACTGCTGATAGTATCCAATTGCTAGTGGGTTTTGTCCCAGAGAATCGTAAGCAATGCCCAAATTTATGAGAGAAATCGCTTCCCCATTGCAATCGCCAATCTCTCGAAATATTGGTAGGGACTGCTGAAAGTAATCAATTGCTGGTTGATATTGTCCCAGAGAATTGTAAGCATTGCCCAAATTACCGAGAGACCTAGCTTCCCCATTGCGATCGCCAATCTCCCGAAATATTGCTAGGGACTGCTGATGGTAATCAATTGCTGGTTGATATTGTCCCAGAGAATTGTAAGCATTGCCCAAATTACTGAGAGACCTAGCTTCCCCATTGCGATCGCTAATCTGCCGTGTTATTGCCAGGGACTGCTGATGGTAATCAATTGCTGGTTGGTATTGTCCCAGGGAATTGTGAGCAATGCCCAAGCTATTTAGAGAAGCTGCGAATTCCCAACTCTCGGAGTTATTTTGCTGCCATGCTTCAACTAACTGCCCGTACAGTTCCACTAGGACAGTGTTGTAACCTCGTAAAGCTAGAAAATCTTCACACAGGCGAATAGTGTTGAAGGCGTCGTTATACTCTCCCAACTGATAGCAGTGATAGAAAACTTCTAGATATTCTGCTACATCACTTATTGTCCGCCAGGGTTCTGGTTTGGTATTTTCTTTGTAGTATACGATCGCCTTTTGGTGCGCCTCGGTTAGATCGCCCGCCTTTTGCTTGACATACGCCAAAACGAACGGGTGAAACTGAAACCATCGCCCCCCGTTGTTGTCCTTTTCCTCCTGCAAAAGAGAACGCTTAGCCAACTGCCTTAAATCCTGCTCCGATACATTCTCTCCCGGCAACTGGGCATCTGCCATCGCCGCATTGAAAGCAATCCGATAAACACTCAAATTTAGTAGCAGTCTTTGCAACTTGTCACTGAGTCGGTTAAAGCTAGCATCTAACACCAGGCGCATCCAGATATCAATTTTGCGTCGGTGCAACCCTTTAAGCTTCTCGTCAGTCACTAGCTGGGCTACGTCAGCCAAACCATACCTCTGCAAGTGACTAATTTGCGGATCTGACTCCTCTTCTGCCCGCAAAAAACCTACAACCAGCGTCAGCAGCAGGGGATGCCCTTCTGCCTTTTTCGCAAAATCTAGCAATTCTGTCTCAGTCCCCAGAATCCCCAAAGCCCCTAACAAATTAGCCCCCTCTGCTGGTGACAATCCCGGCAAAGGAAGCCATTGCAACTTAATTTCAGGCAAATCCGGGTGTTCCCGCGTCGTTACCAGAATGACACTCTTACCGCCACATCCCAACCAACCGTGAAAAAACTCTTCGTAGATAGCATCCAACCGCTGCCCATCTTGTTGCAGCAAACTTTCCAGGTTGTCTACGACAAGTAAATACCGCCCCTCCCGCAGATGGT
Coding sequences within:
- a CDS encoding tetratricopeptide repeat protein, encoding MRPSLDCWQGRTEERQKIQGWMADGNIRLIGITGLGGFGKSTLAAKIYEEDSAEFDKKFWVDVSRRVTFTELARRILLRLGLSAPTVEAIPELSLVDALVNHLREGRYLLVVDNLESLLQQDGQRLDAIYEEFFHGWLGCGGKSVILVTTREHPDLPEIKLQWLPLPGLSPAEGANLLGALGILGTETELLDFAKKAEGHPLLLTLVVGFLRAEEESDPQISHLQRYGLADVAQLVTDEKLKGLHRRKIDIWMRLVLDASFNRLSDKLQRLLLNLSVYRIAFNAAMADAQLPGENVSEQDLRQLAKRSLLQEEKDNNGGRWFQFHPFVLAYVKQKAGDLTEAHQKAIVYYKENTKPEPWRTISDVAEYLEVFYHCYQLGEYNDAFNTIRLCEDFLALRGYNTVLVELYGQLVEAWQQNNSESWEFAASLNSLGIAHNSLGQYQPAIDYHQQSLAITRQISDRNGEARSLSNLGNAYNSLGQYQPAIDYHQQSLAIFREIGDRNGEARSLGNLGNAYNSLGQYQPAIDYFQQSLPIFREIGDCNGEAISLINLGIAYDSLGQNPLAIGYYQQSLAIFREIGDRNGEARSLGNLSNAYNSLGQYQPAIEYYQHSLAIFREIGDRNGEAISLINLGNAYNSLGQYPLAIEYYQHSLTILREIGYRNGEADTWFNLGKALAEQGKWEAIQAYKNARYLYQGMGLIAKVKNCDTAIQTVGKVTPTTQIRAPEIRAKREPIPVVPEVTMRRGLRKLNKSIFRQDWIQAIIGFVRRWVQWLWQVVCQNQRRR